Proteins encoded by one window of Vicinamibacterales bacterium:
- a CDS encoding DUF3500 domain-containing protein has translation MKRVVAAVVLVAVGIGGSLYASQRSVAAMSGAAGSWLASLSADQKQRATFPFDSEERTHWHYVPNEQFPRKGVQIKEMSETQRTLAWSLLKTGLSARGFTTARSIMELENILKSVEGPNGQFARDHEAYQFSVFGTPGDKKAWGWRFEGHHVSVRFDLVNGALTSSTPSFFGSNPAEVRVDVPDAAPRGTRVLGPEEDAGRALLDSLDAAQKTTAIVNVAAPNEMLTSNKLAADPQSPLGVKASAMTPAQREKLMALVDVYAGYMVPDIAAERMERLKKAGLDNIAFAWAGETEKGKKHYYRLQGPTFLVEYDNSQNDGNHIHSVWRDFNGDFGVDLLREHLKSVPHEPNLTPLIPPSR, from the coding sequence ATGAAACGCGTGGTCGCCGCTGTCGTTCTCGTCGCCGTCGGCATCGGCGGCTCGTTGTATGCCTCGCAGCGGTCGGTGGCCGCGATGTCCGGCGCCGCCGGCTCGTGGCTGGCCTCGCTCAGCGCCGATCAGAAACAGCGCGCGACGTTTCCGTTCGATTCCGAGGAGCGGACGCACTGGCACTACGTTCCGAACGAGCAGTTTCCGCGCAAGGGGGTCCAGATCAAAGAGATGTCCGAGACGCAGCGGACGCTGGCCTGGAGCCTGCTGAAGACCGGCCTCAGCGCGCGCGGCTTTACCACGGCCCGTTCGATCATGGAGCTCGAGAACATCCTCAAATCGGTGGAGGGGCCGAACGGTCAGTTCGCGCGCGATCACGAGGCGTATCAGTTCAGCGTGTTCGGCACACCCGGCGACAAGAAGGCGTGGGGCTGGCGTTTCGAGGGCCATCACGTCTCCGTCCGCTTCGACCTCGTCAACGGCGCGCTGACCTCGAGCACTCCGAGCTTCTTTGGCAGCAATCCCGCAGAGGTACGCGTCGACGTGCCCGATGCCGCGCCCCGGGGCACGCGCGTGCTCGGCCCTGAGGAGGACGCCGGCCGCGCCCTGCTCGACTCGCTCGACGCCGCGCAGAAGACGACCGCCATCGTCAACGTCGCCGCGCCGAACGAGATGCTGACGTCGAACAAGCTGGCGGCCGACCCGCAATCGCCCCTCGGCGTGAAAGCGTCGGCGATGACGCCGGCGCAGAGAGAGAAGCTGATGGCGCTCGTCGACGTCTACGCCGGCTACATGGTTCCCGACATCGCCGCCGAACGGATGGAGCGTCTGAAAAAGGCCGGCCTCGACAACATCGCATTCGCGTGGGCTGGTGAAACGGAGAAGGGCAAGAAGCACTACTACCGGTTACAGGGACCGACCTTTCTCGTCGAGTACGACAACTCGCAGAACGACGGCAATCACATCCACTCGGTGTGGCGCGACTTCAACGGAGACTTTGGT